A single window of Clostridia bacterium DNA harbors:
- the rpsS gene encoding 30S ribosomal protein S19 gives MSRSRKKGPYVDPNLMRKIEALNANNEKRVIRTWARASTIVPEMVGHTIAVHDGRKHVPVYITEDMVGHKLGEFAPTRTFRGHGDHTERSTALK, from the coding sequence GTGTCTCGAAGCCGGAAGAAGGGCCCGTACGTCGACCCGAACCTCATGCGGAAGATCGAGGCCCTCAACGCGAACAACGAAAAGCGCGTGATCCGTACGTGGGCCCGTGCCAGCACGATCGTCCCCGAAATGGTCGGGCACACGATCGCCGTCCATGACGGCCGCAAGCACGTGCCCGTGTACATCACGGAAGACATGGTCGGCCACAAGCTCGGGGAGTTCGCGCCGACGCGGACGTTCCGCGGCCACGGGGACCACACCGAGCGCTCGACCGCACTGAAGTGA
- the rpsC gene encoding 30S ribosomal protein S3 — MGQKIHPKGLRLGIIRDWDARWYADKNYAELLHEDLEIRDYVKKQFKDAGVSRVEIERAANRLKVTIHTAKPGMVIGRGGTEVENLRQELERRTGKQVNVNIVEIKNPELDAQLVAEGVALQLERRVAFRRAIKQAAQRAMRSRALGVKIMVSGRLGGAEMSRTEWTAEGSVPLHTLRADIDYGFAEAFTTYGQIGVKVWIYKGEVLPKARRAGAAPEGEAVHAEEGVS; from the coding sequence ATGGGCCAGAAGATCCATCCGAAGGGCCTGCGGCTCGGCATCATCCGCGACTGGGACGCGCGCTGGTACGCCGACAAGAACTACGCTGAGCTTCTCCACGAGGACCTTGAGATCCGGGACTACGTGAAGAAGCAGTTCAAGGACGCCGGCGTCTCCCGCGTGGAGATCGAGCGTGCGGCGAACCGCTTGAAGGTGACGATCCACACGGCGAAGCCGGGCATGGTCATCGGCCGCGGCGGCACGGAAGTGGAGAACCTCCGCCAGGAGCTGGAGCGTCGCACCGGCAAGCAGGTCAATGTGAACATCGTGGAGATCAAGAATCCGGAGCTGGACGCGCAGCTCGTGGCCGAGGGCGTCGCCCTGCAGCTTGAGCGGCGCGTCGCGTTCCGCCGCGCCATCAAGCAGGCGGCGCAGCGGGCCATGCGCAGCCGCGCGCTGGGCGTCAAGATCATGGTCTCGGGCCGTCTCGGCGGAGCGGAGATGAGCCGCACGGAGTGGACGGCCGAGGGCTCGGTGCCGCTCCACACGCTCCGCGCGGACATCGACTACGGTTTCGCGGAAGCGTTCACCACGTACGGCCAGATCGGCGTCAAGGTGTGGATCTACAAGGGCGAGGTCCTGCCGAAGGCTCGCAGGGCCGGCGCGGCGCCGGAGGGCGAGGCCGTCCACGCCGAAGAGGGGGTTTCCTGA
- the rplW gene encoding 50S ribosomal protein L23, with product MNKHDVIIRPIITEQSMAGLQDQKYTFEVARNATKTQIKDAIQEIFKVKVLKVNTLRTPGKTRRMGKYVGRTPETKKAIVTLAPGSRIEFFEGLI from the coding sequence ATGAACAAGCACGACGTGATCATCCGCCCGATCATCACGGAACAGAGCATGGCGGGGTTGCAGGACCAGAAGTACACGTTCGAGGTGGCGCGCAACGCCACCAAGACGCAGATCAAGGACGCGATCCAGGAGATTTTCAAGGTCAAGGTGCTCAAGGTGAACACCCTGCGCACGCCGGGCAAGACGCGGCGCATGGGGAAGTACGTGGGGCGTACGCCGGAGACGAAGAAGGCGATCGTGACGCTCGCCCCCGGCAGCCGCATCGAATTTTTCGAGGGCTTGATCTAG
- the rplD gene encoding 50S ribosomal protein L4 codes for MPKAALYNVNGEALGEIELPESVFGQPVNRALMKQAVEVYAANQRQGTHATRTRGMVSGGGRKPWRQKHTGRARQGSIRAPHWRHGGVVFGPHPRDYRLSIPKKMRRRALASALSARASDGGVVVVEGLGFDKPQTKQLVRLLEKLPHVGHRTLVVTASHDPNVYLSGRNVEGVTVRAAADLNTYEVLQHSDLVIAKDALARMEEVLAR; via the coding sequence ATGCCAAAGGCAGCGTTGTACAACGTGAACGGCGAGGCGCTCGGCGAGATCGAGCTGCCCGAGTCGGTGTTCGGGCAGCCGGTCAACCGCGCGCTCATGAAGCAGGCCGTCGAAGTGTATGCGGCCAACCAGCGCCAGGGCACGCACGCGACGCGCACGCGCGGCATGGTCAGCGGCGGCGGCCGCAAGCCCTGGCGGCAGAAGCACACGGGCCGCGCGCGTCAGGGGAGCATCCGCGCGCCGCACTGGCGGCACGGCGGCGTCGTCTTCGGCCCGCACCCGCGCGACTATCGCCTGTCCATCCCCAAGAAGATGCGCCGGCGCGCGCTGGCGAGCGCGCTTTCCGCTCGCGCGAGCGACGGCGGGGTGGTCGTCGTCGAGGGGCTGGGCTTCGACAAGCCGCAGACGAAGCAGCTCGTGCGGCTGTTGGAGAAGCTGCCGCACGTCGGTCACCGCACGCTCGTTGTGACGGCGAGCCACGACCCGAACGTGTACCTGTCGGGGCGGAACGTGGAAGGCGTCACCGTCCGGGCGGCGGCCGACCTGAACACGTATGAGGTGCTGCAGCACAGCGACCTCGTCATCGCCAAGGACGCGCTGGCGCGGATGGAAGAGGTGCTGGCCCGATGA
- the rplV gene encoding 50S ribosomal protein L22 codes for MANTGPALEARARASHVHIAPNKVRIVLDLVRGKSVEEAQAILRFTPKRAARIVSKLVKSAAANAVNNYHMDEDRLYIAEAFADGGPVMKRIQPHMRGQAFPILRRTSHITVVLREREES; via the coding sequence ATGGCGAACACCGGACCGGCGCTCGAAGCCCGCGCAAGGGCCAGCCACGTGCACATCGCCCCGAACAAGGTGCGGATCGTGCTCGACCTGGTCCGCGGCAAGAGCGTCGAGGAAGCTCAGGCCATCCTGCGCTTCACCCCGAAGCGCGCCGCGCGGATCGTTTCAAAGCTGGTGAAGTCGGCCGCGGCGAACGCCGTCAACAACTACCACATGGACGAGGACCGGCTGTACATCGCGGAGGCGTTCGCGGACGGCGGTCCCGTGATGAAGCGGATCCAGCCGCACATGCGCGGACAGGCGTTCCCGATCCTGCGCCGGACATCGCACATCACCGTCGTCCTGCGCGAAAGGGAGGAGAGCTGA
- the rplB gene encoding 50S ribosomal protein L2, translating to MAIKKFKPTSPGRRQMTVLKTPGLAPNEPERRLVEPLKKQAGRNNQGRITVRHRGGGHKRLYRVIDFKRDKDGIPAKVASIEYDPNRSANIALLHYADGEKRYILAPVGLNVGDIVESGENADIRPGNALPLSRIPLGTTIHNVELYPGRGGQLARAAGAEAQLVAKEGDYAHVRLPSSEVRLIRLECRATIGQVGNLDHENVKIGKAGRRRWLGIRPTVRGSVMNPVDHPHGGGEGKAPIGRPHPVTPWGKPALGKRTRKRKNPTDKYIVRPRKRS from the coding sequence ATGGCGATCAAAAAGTTCAAGCCGACTTCACCGGGACGCCGTCAGATGACGGTGTTGAAGACGCCTGGGCTGGCCCCGAACGAACCCGAGCGCCGGCTGGTCGAGCCGCTCAAGAAGCAGGCCGGCCGCAACAACCAGGGGCGCATCACGGTGCGTCACCGCGGCGGCGGCCACAAGCGGCTGTACCGCGTCATCGACTTCAAGCGCGACAAGGACGGGATCCCGGCGAAGGTCGCGTCCATCGAGTACGACCCGAACCGCTCCGCGAACATCGCGCTCCTGCACTACGCGGACGGCGAGAAGCGCTACATCCTCGCCCCTGTGGGGCTGAACGTGGGCGACATCGTCGAGTCCGGCGAGAACGCCGACATCCGCCCCGGGAACGCGCTGCCGCTGTCGCGGATCCCGCTGGGCACGACGATCCACAACGTGGAGCTGTACCCCGGCCGCGGCGGCCAGCTCGCGCGCGCGGCGGGCGCGGAGGCGCAGCTCGTGGCCAAGGAGGGCGACTACGCCCACGTGCGGCTTCCGTCAAGCGAGGTCCGCCTCATCCGGCTGGAGTGCCGCGCCACCATCGGCCAGGTCGGCAACCTTGACCATGAGAACGTGAAGATCGGCAAGGCGGGCCGCAGGCGCTGGCTGGGCATCCGCCCGACGGTGCGCGGCTCGGTGATGAACCCGGTCGACCACCCGCACGGCGGCGGCGAGGGCAAGGCGCCCATCGGGCGCCCGCACCCGGTCACGCCGTGGGGCAAGCCGGCGCTGGGCAAGCGCACGAGGAAGCGGAAGAATCCGACCGACAAGTACATCGTCCGTCCTCGCAAGAGGAGCTAA